One genomic window of Myxococcales bacterium includes the following:
- a CDS encoding DUF2012 domain-containing protein: protein MPRLLTAAAVLAATATLAAAGPTTGSIVGTVAWKGAPPPPTPVDRSSDPVCAKTARGAEDVVVTDGKLKDVLVRIAIGGAAAAPAPTAPALIAQSECMYGPRVVGVVAGQTLEIRNLDATFHNVRGNLVKKVLWNLAQPKGAAPLVRDKLGAPGDVVSLHCDVHPWMAAWVVVHDHAFFTVTGADGAFTLPDVPPGTYTVEAWHPTLGLRSAKVKVKKGKAARATFTFAAPPAARP from the coding sequence ATGCCGCGCCTGCTCACCGCCGCCGCCGTCCTCGCCGCCACCGCGACCCTCGCCGCCGCCGGCCCGACCACCGGCTCGATCGTCGGCACGGTGGCGTGGAAGGGCGCGCCGCCGCCACCGACGCCGGTCGATCGCTCGAGCGATCCGGTGTGCGCCAAGACCGCGCGCGGCGCCGAGGACGTCGTCGTCACCGACGGCAAGCTCAAGGACGTGCTCGTGCGCATCGCGATCGGCGGCGCCGCCGCGGCGCCCGCGCCGACCGCGCCCGCGCTGATCGCCCAGAGCGAGTGCATGTACGGCCCGCGGGTGGTCGGCGTCGTCGCCGGCCAGACCCTCGAGATCCGCAACCTCGACGCGACGTTCCACAACGTCCGCGGCAACCTCGTCAAGAAGGTGCTGTGGAACCTGGCCCAGCCCAAGGGCGCGGCCCCGCTCGTGCGCGACAAGCTCGGCGCGCCCGGCGACGTCGTGTCGCTGCACTGCGACGTCCACCCGTGGATGGCCGCGTGGGTCGTCGTCCACGACCACGCGTTCTTCACCGTCACCGGCGCCGACGGCGCCTTCACCTTGCCCGACGTCCCGCCCGGCACGTACACCGTCGAGGCCTGGCACCCGACGCTCGGCCTGCGGTCCGCCAAGGTGAAGGTCAAGAAGGGCAAGGCCGCGCGGGCGACCTTCACGTTCGCCGCGCCGCCCGCGGCCAGGCCGTAG
- a CDS encoding serine/threonine protein kinase, which produces MAQPDPLDVGLVGATLAGRYEILEGIGRGGMGEVYRAFDRELDEVVALKVVHAAVARLPGVVERFRAEVKLARRVTHKNVARTFELGLADGEVFLTMELVTGPSLAARLEHGPLPASDAIAVAVELCDALAAAHAVGVVHRDLKPDNVLLADDGRVVLTDFGVASLAASTDDTASGTPRYMAPEQARGEAPTAQVDVYALGLVLYEMLTGVPAFVGGLGTVLDAKQAPVARPAKLDELEPALAAIIARAIATDPAQRWAGVAALRAALAPDQPTARASAPRRPGTSPLGLPTVQVLPAEAPAELAPLVLGLHAELLRRLARRGHLRLMRGHARDLADGAWVNVVGVVGRGAVVTVRLPDRTDRLELTVALDVDALVAGAELASRLIAAAVGAGPERGADEVPIPTEARAHLWRAIERSRHDERDRLAAHDDFQAAARLAPDDTRIMAHLAMCEVRGAFFSEPPDPDQLNRATALATRAVALAPHLAEAHLAHGRVRLHHGDATAAAVHFRTAIACAPYLTDPHEWLGRMLLESGFLVEGLARMTDVLAMDPDLELPRWDLARAYALEGRWDEHDQLIGATRDPGMSSRLAVALRTAGWRNDRATIARIRDLTAQMPEMPMFERSLIFAVCDAVLADRWAAVRDQIVGVVTMGAAVGGARRRAFVGQIVCEVAAGSNDLDTAFAMLGLAVQHGLFDRHWLERCPLLDAVRADPRYPPLHARVSARAHAILDALYGDHAHRATADTLLVASATP; this is translated from the coding sequence ATGGCGCAGCCCGATCCGCTCGACGTCGGCTTGGTCGGCGCGACCTTGGCCGGCCGCTACGAGATCCTCGAGGGGATCGGGCGCGGCGGGATGGGCGAGGTCTACCGCGCGTTCGATCGCGAGCTCGACGAGGTGGTCGCGCTCAAGGTGGTGCACGCCGCGGTGGCGCGCCTGCCGGGCGTGGTCGAGCGGTTCCGCGCCGAGGTCAAGCTGGCGCGCCGGGTGACCCACAAGAACGTGGCCCGCACGTTCGAGCTGGGCCTGGCCGACGGCGAGGTGTTCCTGACGATGGAGCTGGTGACCGGGCCGTCGCTGGCGGCGCGCCTCGAGCACGGCCCGCTGCCGGCCAGCGACGCGATCGCCGTCGCGGTCGAGCTGTGCGACGCCCTGGCCGCGGCCCACGCGGTCGGCGTCGTGCACCGCGACCTCAAGCCCGACAACGTGCTGCTCGCCGACGACGGCCGGGTAGTGCTGACCGACTTCGGCGTCGCCAGCCTCGCCGCCTCGACCGATGACACCGCCAGCGGCACGCCGCGCTACATGGCGCCCGAGCAGGCGCGCGGCGAGGCGCCGACGGCCCAGGTCGACGTCTACGCGCTGGGCCTGGTGCTCTACGAGATGCTGACCGGCGTGCCGGCGTTCGTCGGCGGCCTGGGCACGGTGCTCGACGCCAAGCAGGCGCCGGTGGCGCGCCCGGCCAAGCTCGACGAGCTCGAGCCGGCCCTGGCGGCGATCATCGCGCGGGCGATCGCCACCGATCCGGCGCAGCGGTGGGCCGGGGTCGCGGCGCTGCGCGCGGCGCTCGCGCCCGATCAGCCGACCGCGCGGGCGAGCGCGCCCCGTCGCCCCGGCACCTCGCCGCTCGGGCTGCCGACGGTGCAGGTGCTGCCGGCCGAGGCGCCGGCCGAGCTGGCGCCGCTGGTGCTGGGCCTGCACGCCGAGCTGCTGCGCCGGCTGGCGCGCCGCGGCCACCTGCGGCTGATGCGCGGCCACGCCCGCGACCTGGCCGACGGCGCCTGGGTCAACGTCGTCGGCGTCGTCGGTCGCGGCGCGGTGGTCACCGTCCGGCTGCCCGACCGGACCGATCGCCTCGAGCTCACCGTCGCGCTCGACGTCGACGCGCTGGTGGCCGGCGCCGAGCTGGCCAGCCGCCTGATCGCCGCCGCGGTCGGCGCCGGTCCCGAGCGCGGCGCCGACGAGGTGCCGATCCCGACCGAGGCCCGCGCGCACCTGTGGCGCGCGATCGAGCGCAGCCGCCACGACGAGCGCGATCGGCTGGCCGCGCACGACGACTTCCAGGCGGCGGCGCGGCTGGCGCCCGACGACACCCGCATCATGGCGCACCTGGCGATGTGCGAGGTGCGCGGCGCGTTCTTCTCCGAGCCGCCGGACCCGGACCAGCTCAACCGGGCCACCGCGCTGGCGACGCGGGCGGTCGCGCTCGCGCCGCACCTGGCCGAGGCCCACCTCGCCCACGGCCGGGTGCGCCTGCACCACGGCGACGCCACGGCCGCGGCGGTCCACTTCCGCACCGCGATCGCCTGCGCCCCGTACCTGACCGATCCGCACGAGTGGCTGGGCCGGATGCTGCTCGAGAGCGGCTTCCTGGTCGAGGGCCTGGCCCGCATGACCGACGTCCTGGCGATGGACCCGGACCTCGAGTTGCCGCGCTGGGACCTGGCCCGGGCCTACGCGCTCGAGGGCCGCTGGGACGAGCACGACCAGCTGATCGGCGCGACGCGCGACCCGGGCATGTCGTCGCGGCTCGCGGTGGCGCTGCGCACCGCCGGCTGGCGCAACGATCGCGCGACGATCGCGCGGATCCGCGATCTCACCGCCCAGATGCCCGAGATGCCGATGTTCGAGCGCTCGCTGATCTTCGCGGTGTGCGACGCCGTGCTCGCCGACCGCTGGGCGGCGGTGCGCGATCAGATCGTCGGCGTCGTGACCATGGGCGCGGCCGTCGGCGGCGCCCGCCGGCGCGCGTTCGTCGGGCAGATCGTGTGCGAGGTCGCGGCCGGCTCGAACGACCTCGACACCGCGTTCGCGATGCTCGGGCTGGCGGTCCAGCACGGCCTGTTCGATCGCCACTGGCTCGAGCGGTGCCCGCTGCTCGACGCGGTGCGCGCCGACCCGCGCTACCCACCCCTCCACGCCCGGGTCAGCGCCCGCGCCCACGCCATCCTCGACGCGCTCTACGGCGACCACGCCCACCGCGCCACCGCCGACACGCTCCTGGTCGCCAGCGCGACGCCGTGA
- a CDS encoding DUF4215 domain-containing protein encodes MAAGLSTTRVELEVAGTLLADGTPASPINLTGASASAGSWYGLEFLPTATGSAVDNLVISYPIRGLNLAAAAANTLAAITVQNASQYGLYASAGAPTVDAFISISANNAGAYVDAAGSLTLTNCVLRNNLSAGIYFAPTSAARALTVTNCSINNNGSYGIRTLASNPGTVAVTNSIVTNHGAYGVARSDASTVTTTYSDVWGNSTSNFLGGSQSNVIASNPLYVSATNLRLTSNSPARFGAMGGGDQGALPYIADATPGLHGTLWTSTALTLAGSPYTVAGDLTVGPGVTLSIPAGVTLSFASTDLMAAGLSTTRVELEVAGTLLADGTPASPINLTGASASAGSWYGLEFLPTATGSAVDNLVISYPIRGLNLAAAAANTLAAITVQNASQYGLYASAGAPTVDAFISISANNAGAYVDAAGSLTLTNCVLRNNLSAGIYFAPTSAARALTVTNCSINNNGSYGIRTLASNPGTVAVTNSIVTNHGAYGVARSDASTVTTTYSDVWGNSTSNFLGGSQSNVIAQNPQFVSPTDLRLQSSSVCIDAGTAAGAPAADIRGTSRPLNGDGLGGAEFDLGAYEFVLTVVCGNGAVEPGETCDSGAANGTYGNCNSTCTGLGPRCGDAVTNGPETCDDANTIDTDACRNTCVVATCGDGVVRTGVETCDDGNLLNTDACLNTCVPATCGDGFVRTGVETCDDGNTIDTDACRATCVPATCGDGVVRTGVETCDDGNVSNDDACLATCVPATCGDGFVRTGVEQCDDMNSDNTDGCVGTCVSARCGDGFVHNGVEACDDGNTIDTDACSNTCASPTCGDGVIQAGEECDDNNTIDTDGCRNTCALARCGDGVIHVGVEQCDDGNTVNTDACTATCQTATCGDGILHVGVEECDDANGDDTDACVGTCIAARCGDGFVRAGIEACDDGNTINTDGCTNACALSSCGDGVVQAGEECDDANLVETDACRNTCLAARCGDLVVQTGVEGCDDGNTMAGDGCSMTCQVESTVDAGVDAPTGPDAGTPGEGDGGGCCSTGRGGRETGALGALIVALAIGRRRRRVA; translated from the coding sequence ATGGCCGCCGGGCTCAGCACCACCCGCGTCGAGCTCGAGGTCGCCGGCACCCTGCTCGCCGACGGCACGCCCGCCAGTCCGATCAACCTCACCGGCGCCAGCGCCAGCGCAGGCAGCTGGTACGGCCTCGAGTTCCTCCCGACCGCGACCGGCTCGGCCGTCGACAACCTCGTCATCTCGTACCCGATCCGCGGCCTCAACCTGGCCGCCGCCGCCGCCAATACGCTCGCCGCGATCACCGTCCAGAACGCCTCCCAGTACGGCCTCTACGCCTCCGCCGGCGCCCCGACCGTCGACGCCTTCATCTCGATCAGCGCCAACAACGCCGGCGCCTACGTCGACGCCGCCGGCTCGCTCACGCTCACCAACTGCGTCCTGCGCAACAACCTCTCGGCCGGCATCTACTTCGCCCCGACCTCGGCCGCCCGCGCCCTGACCGTCACCAACTGCTCGATCAACAACAACGGCTCGTACGGCATCCGCACGCTCGCCTCGAACCCCGGCACCGTCGCCGTCACCAACTCGATCGTCACCAACCACGGCGCCTACGGCGTCGCCCGCAGCGACGCCTCGACCGTCACCACCACCTACTCCGACGTCTGGGGCAACTCCACCAGCAACTTCCTCGGCGGCAGCCAGAGCAACGTCATCGCCTCCAACCCGTTGTACGTGTCCGCGACCAACCTGCGCCTGACCTCCAACTCACCTGCGCGCTTCGGCGCGATGGGCGGCGGCGACCAGGGCGCGCTGCCGTACATCGCCGACGCCACCCCCGGCCTCCACGGCACGCTCTGGACCAGCACCGCGCTCACCCTCGCGGGCAGCCCGTACACCGTCGCCGGTGACCTCACCGTTGGGCCGGGCGTCACCCTCTCGATCCCCGCCGGCGTCACCTTGTCGTTCGCCTCGACCGACCTCATGGCCGCCGGGCTCAGCACCACCCGCGTCGAGCTCGAGGTCGCCGGCACCCTGCTCGCCGACGGCACGCCCGCCAGTCCGATCAACCTCACCGGCGCCAGCGCCAGCGCAGGCAGCTGGTACGGCCTCGAGTTCCTCCCGACCGCGACCGGCTCGGCCGTCGACAACCTCGTCATCTCGTACCCGATCCGCGGCCTCAACCTGGCCGCCGCCGCCGCCAATACGCTCGCCGCGATCACCGTCCAGAACGCCTCCCAGTACGGCCTCTACGCCTCCGCCGGCGCCCCGACCGTCGACGCCTTCATCTCGATCAGCGCCAACAACGCCGGCGCCTACGTCGACGCCGCCGGCTCGCTCACGCTCACCAACTGCGTCCTGCGCAACAACCTCTCGGCCGGCATCTACTTCGCCCCGACCTCGGCCGCCCGCGCCCTGACCGTCACCAACTGCTCGATCAACAACAACGGCTCGTACGGCATCCGCACGCTCGCCTCGAACCCCGGCACCGTCGCCGTCACCAACTCGATCGTCACCAACCACGGCGCCTACGGCGTCGCCCGCAGCGACGCCTCGACCGTCACCACCACCTACTCCGACGTCTGGGGCAACTCCACCAGCAACTTCCTCGGCGGCAGCCAGAGCAACGTCATCGCCCAGAATCCCCAGTTCGTCTCCCCCACCGATCTGCGGCTGCAGTCGTCGAGCGTGTGCATCGACGCCGGCACCGCGGCCGGCGCGCCGGCGGCCGACATCCGCGGCACCAGCCGGCCGCTCAACGGCGACGGGCTGGGCGGCGCCGAGTTCGACCTGGGCGCGTACGAGTTCGTGCTGACGGTGGTGTGCGGCAACGGCGCCGTCGAGCCCGGCGAGACCTGCGACAGCGGCGCCGCCAACGGCACCTACGGCAACTGCAACAGCACCTGCACCGGCCTGGGCCCGCGCTGCGGCGACGCCGTGACCAACGGCCCCGAGACCTGCGATGACGCCAACACCATCGACACCGACGCGTGTCGCAACACCTGCGTCGTCGCGACCTGCGGGGACGGCGTGGTCCGCACCGGCGTCGAGACTTGCGACGACGGCAACCTGCTCAACACCGACGCGTGCCTCAACACCTGCGTCCCGGCGACCTGCGGCGACGGCTTCGTCCGCACCGGCGTCGAGACCTGCGACGACGGCAACACGATCGACACCGACGCGTGCCGCGCCACGTGCGTCCCCGCTACCTGCGGCGACGGCGTGGTCCGCACCGGCGTCGAGACCTGCGACGACGGCAACGTCAGCAACGACGACGCCTGCCTCGCCACCTGCGTGCCCGCCACCTGCGGTGACGGCTTCGTCCGCACCGGCGTCGAGCAGTGCGACGACATGAACTCCGACAACACCGACGGCTGCGTCGGCACCTGCGTCAGCGCCCGCTGCGGCGACGGCTTCGTCCACAACGGCGTCGAGGCCTGCGACGACGGCAACACGATCGACACCGACGCGTGCTCGAACACCTGCGCGTCCCCGACCTGCGGCGACGGCGTGATCCAGGCCGGCGAGGAGTGCGACGACAACAACACGATCGACACCGACGGCTGCCGCAACACCTGCGCGCTGGCCCGGTGCGGCGACGGCGTCATCCACGTCGGCGTCGAGCAGTGCGACGACGGCAACACGGTCAACACCGACGCGTGCACCGCGACCTGCCAGACCGCGACCTGCGGCGACGGCATCCTCCACGTCGGCGTCGAGGAGTGCGACGACGCCAACGGCGACGACACCGACGCCTGCGTCGGCACCTGCATCGCCGCCCGCTGCGGCGACGGCTTCGTCCGCGCCGGCATCGAGGCCTGCGACGACGGCAACACGATCAACACCGACGGCTGCACCAACGCCTGCGCGCTGTCGTCGTGCGGCGACGGCGTGGTCCAGGCCGGCGAGGAGTGCGACGACGCCAACCTGGTCGAGACCGACGCCTGCCGCAACACCTGCCTGGCCGCCCGCTGCGGCGACCTGGTCGTGCAGACCGGCGTCGAGGGCTGCGACGACGGCAACACGATGGCCGGCGACGGCTGCAGCATGACCTGCCAGGTCGAGTCGACCGTCGACGCCGGCGTCGACGCGCCGACCGGCCCCGACGCCGGCACGCCTGGCGAGGGCGACGGCGGCGGCTGCTGCTCGACCGGCCGCGGCGGCCGCGAGACCGGCGCGCTCGGCGCGCTGATCGTGGCGCTCGCGATCGGCCGGCGTCGGCGGCGCGTCGCCTGA
- a CDS encoding VCBS repeat-containing protein, whose translation MDQPHRAQRRRHLPASQPALADLDGDGKPEVIQGRVILNGEDGTVAGTGTGDLGVNGFLGPVAATGDLDLDGLPEVLAGGTSYDPLGMIRWAFTFPVAATTALCQQLPCDGFTATGNFDADDEGEVVIVRGGTIYILNHDGTELMRAGAPVRIAIPKDDCTKNEGGPPTVADFDGDGRAEIGVAGADFYVVADLDCLGAPTPAGCSDPGIRWKVANFDCSSRVTGSSVFDFDGDGSAEVVYADEQNFRILDGTTGAVRHSIPNNSRTRLEMPIVADVDNDGNAEVVFVENSVATAGAKQGLRVIGDSTDSWAATRRVWNQHAYHVSNISELGVIPTHELANWRIDSPNTVSGKMNNFRQNLPDFDALAAPDLTVALALIPVGCELEAHVCNVGDVVVGMGVPVHFYDNTSMAEITCEGGPLTTPGPLAPGACVDVSCVWLAAPATIDVRACVDNAGYDCGSAAGSQNNECHEDNNRDDRDGPFACTPIG comes from the coding sequence GTGGATCAACCGCACCGCGCCCAGCGGCGCCGACACCTTCCCGCGTCGCAGCCGGCGCTGGCCGATCTCGACGGCGACGGCAAGCCCGAGGTGATCCAGGGCCGCGTGATCCTGAACGGCGAGGACGGCACCGTCGCCGGCACCGGCACCGGCGACCTCGGCGTCAACGGCTTCCTCGGCCCGGTCGCGGCCACCGGCGACCTCGACCTCGACGGCCTGCCCGAGGTGCTGGCCGGCGGCACCAGCTACGACCCGCTCGGGATGATCCGGTGGGCGTTCACGTTCCCGGTCGCCGCCACGACCGCGCTGTGCCAGCAGCTCCCGTGCGACGGCTTCACCGCCACGGGCAACTTCGACGCCGACGACGAGGGCGAGGTCGTGATCGTCCGCGGCGGCACGATCTACATCCTCAACCACGACGGCACCGAGCTGATGCGCGCCGGCGCGCCGGTGCGGATCGCGATCCCCAAGGACGACTGCACGAAGAACGAGGGCGGGCCGCCGACCGTGGCGGACTTCGACGGCGACGGCCGGGCCGAGATCGGCGTCGCCGGCGCCGACTTCTACGTCGTCGCCGACCTCGACTGCCTGGGCGCGCCGACGCCGGCCGGCTGCTCGGACCCCGGCATCCGCTGGAAGGTGGCGAACTTCGACTGCAGCTCCCGCGTGACCGGCTCGAGCGTGTTCGACTTCGACGGCGACGGCTCGGCCGAGGTGGTCTACGCCGACGAGCAGAACTTCCGCATCCTCGACGGCACCACCGGCGCGGTCCGCCACTCGATCCCCAACAACTCGCGCACGCGCCTCGAGATGCCGATCGTCGCCGACGTCGACAACGACGGCAACGCCGAGGTGGTGTTCGTCGAGAACTCGGTCGCGACCGCCGGCGCCAAGCAGGGCCTCCGGGTGATCGGCGACTCGACCGACAGCTGGGCCGCGACCCGGCGGGTCTGGAACCAGCACGCGTACCACGTCAGCAACATCAGCGAGCTCGGCGTGATCCCGACCCACGAGCTGGCCAACTGGCGGATCGACTCGCCCAACACCGTGTCGGGCAAGATGAACAACTTCCGCCAGAACCTGCCCGACTTCGACGCCCTGGCCGCGCCCGACCTGACCGTGGCGCTGGCGCTGATCCCGGTGGGCTGCGAGCTCGAGGCCCACGTCTGCAACGTCGGTGACGTGGTCGTGGGCATGGGCGTGCCCGTGCACTTCTACGACAACACCTCGATGGCCGAGATCACCTGCGAGGGCGGCCCGCTCACGACCCCTGGCCCGCTGGCGCCGGGCGCGTGCGTCGACGTGAGCTGCGTGTGGCTGGCGGCGCCGGCGACGATCGACGTCCGCGCGTGCGTCGACAACGCCGGCTACGACTGCGGGTCGGCGGCCGGCAGCCAGAACAACGAGTGCCACGAGGACAACAACCGCGACGACCGCGACGGCCCGTTCGCGTGTACGCCGATCGGGTGA